The genomic stretch CTACTTCATCCTGTTTGTTACCTCCTGGGAAGTGATACGTTTAGGGATGTCAGATGGCTCAGCTGTAGAAGCCTCTGCATCTTCACTCAGTTTACTGTGATGAAGTAATCTTTGGAAGAGTCTTTCTGGAATGATTGTGCTTCTCCTTAGCAGCCCTTCAGCCTTTGGAAAGCTGCAGAAAGATCTCTCCTGTACCACCCCTATACTCTGTCCCTCTAATAATACAGAAGGCTAGTCAGTCAGTGAGTTGATAGTACTATTCACTtgtgctgcttaaaaaaatagaaaagcactattgttttgtttcacagCAATTCCCTGTGTTCTTGGTGTCCCTGTTTCCGAGGTCGATATGTCTTGTGCTATCAGTAGTTATCAGTGCTGAAAATAGGAGAAAGAAGTTCTGTTTCATATATGCAGCACAGTTAACTGTCTTTCTAGCTTCAAGCTTGCCAGTCTTTCACtagcagagatggaaaagaagaaactgaggtCCTGAGATTCTGGAATATGAAGTTTTCAGTGCAACAGCTATTTCTCCTACCCTTTCTCCTTGGTTATGCTCCCTGGTTTTTAATCTGGAGGCTAAGGGATGAACCTACCTGCATTCTCACTTGCAGTAACATGAAAGAATGTTTTTGTATAATTGTGAAGATttaacagttaaaatatttacctctgcttttaatttgttaTTATGTTATAAAAAATAAGCTTTGAGGTGTATTTTGACTATGCTTCAGCAATAGCTACTGCTATTTAAGATGAAACCAAGCAAGGTCAACTATATAGCTTATTTTACCTAATCTAGCTATTTAATCTTAGTTAGATAGCTAGATAACTACTAGATTATCTTAattcatcttccttttaaaaagttactgtgTTCATATCTTAAGACCACAAATCCAAGTCTCCCAATTTAACTGTTGTGGTGAGAATTTTTTTATAGGTATATTTAAAACAGGTTTGTCATCtattaagattttatttaaatgtctttaataTACAAGAATTTGTTTTATAAAGCTGATCAGATTTTTATAAGAACTCGAGATGCTGCATCAAAAATAATCTTCACTAGTAAATCTTCTGGGCATTAAATGATTACTTAAAACGGGTACCTGctagcaaagaaaatattttttcctatagtAATGAAGTTATCAATAATCACTTGATTATTCACTTGAACTATTTAGGTTTTAATAatgatttttgcctttttcttttggtaatGTAATGAAGactaaaagcattttaaaaaaaagggctATTTTCCTAGCTTATACTCAGTCTTTTTATGCCAAGACATATTCAACAGAAAGGTGACTGAAGAGTGATGATTGGAAGCATACTAAGGAAATACAAGAAGGTAAAGCTCTTCATATCTGCATGGTAAACTGTGAATGATGTATTAGTTGCATTCATACAGAAGCTTCCAGTTTATAAGTATACATATTACTGACACCAACTTCAGGCTGACAGAAGGTTTAAGCTGCCCCCCCCAAGTAGGTGTGTTTTAGATGAGAACGTGTGCACAAGTTGCATATATTTTGTGTAgctaaagaaaatgcagctttttttaaacatttgttatcttgatttttatatttgagGTAGAAGCACTATGCCTCAGTCACAGTGTTAAAGAGGAGTGGCATaattatgtatataaaaaaaagaaatctgcacaTTTACTATTAAGCTATTTAAAACTGGCTAAGCATGCAATGAGTCCATTACCCAAACCAGATCCAGTAATGAGATGCAGAAGTGTTGCTTGTGTTTGAACTTCGTAAATTAAAGGTAAATATAGGTTTAAAGTGTTGTCTAGTATGTTTAAGGATGCTGtcaaaggaaatggaaaataggcatttttttccttctggtgtAGCCATCATTCAAATTAAAGCAATGTGATTACTCTTCCTGTGCCAAGGCTCTCAAGGTTTCTCCCAAGTATCAAAAGTTACCCCAATGTACCTCCACAGGGCTGCCATGAGCAGTTTGGGAGTGGCAGAATACAgttctttcagcattttctgggGCTGGAAGAAATAACATGGTGAGTGTGAACCAGGCATGCATTAAGATGTAAGTGGTGAAGAGTCCATGTAAGTGGTGAAGAGTGCCTGAAGTCTGCAACCACAGCGCAGTCACCAAACCACTGTTGGACATAAATccagaaggaaaggagagcaaaaaaagaggaagtttCAAGGGGAAGAGGatatacagaggaaaaaaatttgcttttatgcATATACTGTATGCATTCATTATCCAGCTGTGATACATCAACTTTACCCTGTCCTACAGGTGACCATTTCCTGGTTTTGCATACTTTAAATAATTTGTCCAAAGCTAAACTCTTCTATGCTTAGATTTTGCCTGAGATGCCAACATTTAAAATTGAATAGCCTTATGCCgagctgctttaaaatgtttctctatGTTATCGTCAATAAATCTTTATGGTTTTTGCTATGTTTTTTGTAGACATGGAGAGGTGTACTATATACTAATTCGATTTTAGTGGAgtctgggggggtgggggtggaatAGGGTTAGAAACTAGTATCTGATGctgttcctgaaaaaaatcaaaggggagatttgttttttttcccttctccctgccttcccctcagGACTGCCAGTGTAGGCCTGAAGGGAAGGGCTTCCTACTCCTGTTCCCCTGCTGGTGGTCTCAGCACCACCCGCCTGCTTATCTCTGCGAACAGCCCTCCTGCGTGCAACGCCCTTCCTCTCCTGGGTGCACAACGTCTAAGAGTTTAAAAAGGCACGTACACACCGCTTGGCAGCGGAGTTATAACAGTTGACTGTACAGCTCTGCCTCGGTAATGGCTGGGGGCGTGCCGGGGAAGGAGGCAGGGCCGTTGCTAGTTGCCAATCATGGGCTGCTGTCCAATAGGGGTGGGCGCAGGGAGCGCGCTATGCGTCGTGGCGTCATGTCGGCTCTGCTTATGGCagatgggagaggaagggacTGAGATGGTCATGGCTTTATCTGTTGTGAGGGCTACGGTGCGGGCCGTGAGTAAGAGGAAGATCCAGGCTACCCGCGCTGCCCTCACCCTGGTCAGTGCTGGAGGCGtggcgctccccccccccccccccctcccgtgGGATGCCGGTCACGGGCGTCTCTGACCTGTGCCTTTGTCCTGAGAGCGGGCGTTATAACTGTGCTACGGGCAGGGCTGGGTTGAAGGGTCTCCCTCAGCCTGACCGTCTGCTCGCCCCGAGGCAGATGCTATGCCGAGGCCTCTAGGCTGCTAGTGACAGTTGGGACGGCATGGGCCGTGCTGTTGAGCCTGCGTACGTGGCTGGCGGTGCTGCACGCCTGGCCCAGCAGCTGGCGAGCCTGCGTCCGGCGCTTTTGAGTGTTGCCGCTGCGCAGGGCCGTAGGCCTGAGGGCGAGCGCTGTTAACCCACCGAGGTTGCCAGCTGCGTGCTGGCGTTGGGATTTGGTCGCTAGGAAGGGTCCACAAGGAGGTGGAAAGGACCTATTCCCGCTTGTGAGCTTGCCGGGGGCGTTTGTGCTCCTGGTGAGGAGAAGACTCTGGTGTTTCCTCATCTGTGCCTGTGTAGAGACGATGCTTAGAGAAAGCGGGACTGTCTCGGGGTTTGGAGAAATCCGAACTGCGGTGCGGTGTGCTAGCGGTGGGCAGTCTTTGGCCTGATAACGGCCGGCAGGcagtgggaaaagggggaaagacTGGTGCGGTCACTTTCATGTGGGGTAGTGTTTTGCACAATCACTCTAAGAAGTATATTTATTCTGAAGAATGAAAattcagtacagaaactggcGAGTAGGTTGTTCCCAAGGAGACTCTGTATCCCTGTGTTAATTGAGAAAGCGTGTTTACTAGTTGTGGCAGTATTGTGGAGGCCGTACAGTTGGGAAGGCTTACTCCAGAGGGAGGTGCAGCCCTCTGCATTGACGGGGGCAGACTAAGTATGTCTAGTTCAGTCGTTTGTCTGAGCGGGTAATTCCTGTATTGTAGTGATCTTGTAGCAACTGAACATTAATAGCGCTAATTAGAAAAGGTGTTCTAATGTAAATCCTAGTAGAAGTTTGCTTTGTGTGTTTGAATCTGCTAGTAATAAAAACTTCACCTTACTCAGTATCTTGGAAACTTGTAAAAGGAACTCTTTTATGTATATTTTGTGTATGTAgtcttgcatttctgcagcaacTAGATAGATCTATATGAACTATGAGTTTATCTTCTGTAAAGTCATAGTTCCCCTCATAAGTTaatgggaagagaagggaataaACATTTCTGTGCCTGGCTGGTTTTTCTGTAATGCATATATGATAACATTTTGACTAGAACAGAACTGTTTAACTGACTTGTAGTATTTTTGCAGTATGTATCTTGAAGCATCAGTTTCAAGTAGAAGAAAGGCTAGTTGACAGTGTCAAATGGTTGGTGCTGTAGGTGGACTTTGCAGATAGGAGACAAAACTTAACTGTAAACTAAGACAAAACTTAATTGCACAAAGAGAACTTTTTATTTGCAGTGTGACTCGCATGCATTACAAAGCATGTAGcatacttgaattttttttttaaactgtatacAAGCATATGCATATATTTGTCTTTCAGACCCCATCAGCTGTTCAGAAGATAAAACAGCTTCTTAAAGATAAACCTGAGCATGTAAGTGCAAACAGGGCTATCTTGCAGATTATACTAAGGTATTAGCACTGCTGATTATTATGAAGCATTTCTGGCTAACTTAGCAGCTTGAAATACTGAAAGACTTGGAGATGTTAGTGTCTTTTTTTAGATGGGACTGTATAAGTTTTCTTATTTATCAAGCAAATCTCATTTCTATGTAaagtaaaatgcagaaaataattaactgtAGTGACCTTTCACTGTACAGTTACTTTTGAGATGAGtaaaatggaaggaaagaaaaaaaagccaccttaagcttgaaaaatatttcaaagccaTATTTTAATCAACTATTCTAGTATGGCATAATGGTGACTTCTGGTAGGGCTAGAGATCTTCAGCTGTTGATACTAAGATGTTATTAAAGTCTTGAAGGCATTCTGGTTGTGAAGTAGATAATAATGTTAGATTAATACCCATTGGAAAAGGTATCATTCTTATGAAATTTGCCAGacaatgtcttttttgtaaATAATCAGTATTTCAACAAATAGCCGATTGAGAATGCATGCTCTTcccaagaagaaaagatgacagTCTTGCTTTCTAACCATTATAAAAGCAAGCATtaggttttcttctttacagCAAATACTAGTTCAATAAGATTATTTCCTTCAACTTTTGTATAAAGctcattgtttcttttgcttcctgCACATCTGCAACTAACTAGACTCTTCATTCTAATGTTTTAAACCATCCTAAGGAAGCCCAAAGCCTACAGCTTAGCTGATCAGTCATCCCCCTTGTTATAAATGGTGTTCATGTTTTCCAACCCATTATTTCTAGCCCTTCTTGTAGAGGAGGGTATTTAGTCTAAAAAGAATGAGTGCTGTTTGTCTGAGATTCCACTTGTTATCAAGCGATACGTTTTGGTTCCCTAGATCATTATACTTCTCAAATTATGTACTGAAGCATTTGTGTGTGTAAAGTGGTACAGATACTTTTGGAAGATCCTTGTgcacaaataattttccagttCATTTTCAACAACCTGTATCAACCTCTTCTACAACCTTTTATCAGCTCTTTACTTGCATAGATGCTCTGTTTGACTTACAGGGTCATGTTGGATAATTGCAAATTATCCATATCCATTATCCGCAAACATATTGACTAGTTTGGGCTTTAATGTTGATTAACACAGTAAAAGAATAAACTTACTTGCAAAAAGGAGAGGATTAAGTTTTAAGTGTGAATGGTAATGTGGATAATGAAGATCTTAATGTTTTTTGGAATTTTGTAGTAGTAGATTTCTGATGGTCATTATAGGAGTTATGCAAAAATCTAGTGACTGCCCTTGACTCTGCCTCACAACTTCATAATTATGTTACTGTCAACAATCTTAAAATAGTGCCTGAATTACCATCTGAATAAACTTTCATTTGAAGTTGCAAAAACATCTGTCTTTGAAGTTTGACTTTTATGAGATCAAGCACCAAGGAGTATCAACGGTTCAttactttgatattttttttttttaaatttattttttaacatgctttAGGGCTTGGTCCACAGTAGCAAACATCTGATGTCTGCTTTTACCTTGGTAAAATATTGTAAGAGGAAAATGTTACCTTTTAATCCATTAAACGAGTTCACTTCTGTTTTATCACTGGCCTTGAGGCAAGGGAGAATAAATATcagctttttgttgttctgcatactttttattttggtgttcaagaataggtttaaaaaaaatgttttattttaggtAGGTGTGAAAGTAGGTGTTCGTACAAGAGGATGCAATGGACTTTCTTACACACTAGATTATGCAAAGTCAAAAGGAGACTCTGATGAAGAAGTAGTTCAAGATGGTGAGTTTCTGATGCAGTAAagcaaaatggggggggggggggggaagcctaATTACAGGCTTGCCAAGGGGCAGGTTAGGACTTCAATGTAACAAGTTATTGTAAGAGGTTCTAGTGTTCTATTATAGGAGTTGTCACATTAGTTTCTGTTGTGAAGATGTAAAAGTAATCAGTTAAAATCTGCAGCTTTGTAGAGGAAACAAGGAATATCCTTGATCCAACCTTCATTTCATGCTCGTGTTGGGTTAAGTTAGAGTTCCCTAtgataacaacaaaaaagtctCTGTACTGGGTCAGAATAAATGGCCTAGCCCTTTATTCCCGTCTCTGGAGGTGGCCAATAGCAAATATCTGAGAGAATACAGAACAAGGTGTGGACAGAAGGATACTTTACTAACATACCTAAAATAAGGCTTGGCAAAGTAAaggttttatttgcaaagaGTTTTTCCAGCTGTCTTCTATAACTAGCCTTataactgacttttttttaatgtctttatgCTTTTGATCTTGACACTGTTTTGTGACAAtgcatttataattttaattaaccATTGTGtttgaaactgttttcttaGGTTGGTATTTAGGCTTGCTGCCTGATAATTTCATTGAGTAGGTCTATTGTTAAAGTACTGAAAGTTCCATACATCTTTCCAATTTTTATAGAAACTTCTCTCAGTGATATTTTTGTCAAGCATGAATTTTTAGAAAGGCATAATGATGATTGTCTTGGTTTCTGTTCTTCTAAAAActgctaaattttttttatatgttatTGAACTGTGCTGTGTTTGCATACAGAAAGATTACTTTTCAACTGGTGGCAAAGTAGGAGATTTGAATAAGAGTGGGATATCACAGTTAGTTTCTTATAGAAGCTGTGCTGCTTGGCAGAGCTCAAATTCCAGCTGCCTTGAAAATATCTGTGATCaactcaaacttttttttttcttaaaaaaatattagttgGAACTTCAGCAAATGATTAACTTGAAATAGACTAGATGAGATCAGGACTGCCACCTAATATTGCAGGTGCTTATTGACTTCAGATTTAGCTGGCTTCTAGAGTTGCCTCTTCTGCTTAACTCCAGAGCTGCTCTGGCTTTACAGGGCTGAAAACGCATTTTTTAAGGCGGCAGTTCCTGGCTTGGTTCTTAAgggagataaaagcagtttccCTCAGTCATGACAGAGGCCTTAATCTCCAAAGCCAGACAATGTTTCAGTTGTGGCTGTGTgccttctgttttattttgattgctTCTAGATAGCTTTCCACTGAAGGCTCTGACTTTGATATAGCACTCTGCTCAGTGAGCTGGTGGCTTTGGATACCAACCCAATTCTCCTGGCTTTTAGTTAGCAAGTGCTGATGCTTAATACAGAATTGTGATTCTGTTTCAGGGTTCAGGTCCTCTTTCATTAGATTTAGCCTTCCCTGTGTATTACTGTCCAGGTTGACCAAGAAAAATGTGGAGGTTCAACTTAGTTGTCCACAGACTTGAGTTGTTTTACTAAAGTGTTTCATCTCAACTTCTACTATGATGAAACAGCTTTCCAGTACTCTCCTATAACTTAATGAGTTCTTGTTGCTGCTAATGATGctactttaaaatttttattacttcCTAGTCTATGGACAGCTAAAGCAGTCTAGTCATACTAACCACTTTATACCATACTTGCAGTTTTAAAGTTCAGTAACTTTCCAGGCTGGTAGATGCTTTGCATACTTTAGAAAAAGGAGATCTTTCTAGTTCTGCAGATGAACTACTAATTCTTAGTCCTTAAAGGTTATGATATCTTCAAAAGTTCACACGTCTACCTTGGTATAGGATTCAATGTTGTTAATAATTCGTGTACACCTAATAATTTTGACAGAGCAAAGAACATTCCTTATGAGAGAAGGGTTCTTCAGTTGCTTTTTTagggattattatttttttatttatttcatcttGTTGGATGCACAGGCTTTAAGAACAGTAGTAAATGGGTTACTGACTATAATGCATGGGAAAGGAAGTACTAAAGCTGAGATTCGTTCTCAAGTTCTACAGCTGATTATTCTGGGTATCATGGTTTTAaatctgaacaaaaataaatgcatatatgtacACAAATACCAGCACTAGACTGTAGCTGGAATTTTGTAGCTGGGGGGGGGAAAGCCTTCTCTTAGGCTAGGGAAAATGAGTTAtattgacagattttttttttattttattttttttatatttggctTCCACTTTTATCACTGGTTGGAACAACATTTCAAAGTGAATGATGAATGGTTTTGctgtatgtaatttttttttttttctttgttgtccTTAAGGGATTAGAATCTTTATTGAGAAGAAAGCGCAGCTGACACTTCTAGGAACTGAAATGGACTATGTGGAAGACAAACTGTCCAGTGAATTTGTCTTCAATAATCCAAACATCAAAGGAACATGTGGATGTGGAGAAAGCTTTAACATTTGAAATTTCAGGACTATTTCTTTGACTTTTGAAAGCCACAAAACACTTGCTGAATATGTggctttcaaaagcaaatgcGTTTTCTTCAGGTTCTTAGGCTGTGCAAAGTATGGATGCcattaaggaaaataaagttaattcattttgaaaatttaaattgtGTGTTAAATCCCCGCACTGATGTTTTTACACTGCAATTTGTAATTAATTGGGACCCAGAAGGTAAGAACATAAGTGCTGTAgcacttctgtgttttcatgtaCCATGGAAGTAAAATCTTACTGTTCTTCtcctttgccattttctttgtcCACTCCACTTGCACTTCCCCATCCAAAAGCCATTTGCAAGAATATATTGCCTATTTATTCTGCTttgagttgaaaaaaaaaaaaaccacttctatgtttgtgtgtgtttaaatatttatatacacagacacacactccTCAGCTTCAAAGTTCACTGTGATTATGTggataaataatttgttttattagGTTTCTGATGTTTTTATGTATAGACTTGTCTGGTGGTTTATTTTCCCATAAATCTAGGGAAGTCCAGAAAGCAGTTCATGTGTTAATTTAACAGTAGGCTGCCATAGCACTGCTAGTAGCAATAGTTCAAAATATGCTAACCCAACTTCAGTCTTGTTCCTTGCCTTGTTGAAGGCACAGTCTCTGCTATAGTTACTAAGtggttttcaagaaaaaaatatattcaggcACTGAAATATTAAAGCAGAATATATACAGGCTTCTCgtgtttctgttgtttctaTTTGTCTTGACTGACTTAAATCACAAAACTGGTAAAACTACCTTCATATTCTG from Pelecanus crispus isolate bPelCri1 chromosome W, bPelCri1.pri, whole genome shotgun sequence encodes the following:
- the LOC142596530 gene encoding iron-sulfur cluster assembly 1 homolog, mitochondrial-like, coding for MGEEGTEMVMALSVVRATVRAVSKRKIQATRAALTLTPSAVQKIKQLLKDKPEHVGVKVGVRTRGCNGLSYTLDYAKSKGDSDEEVVQDGIRIFIEKKAQLTLLGTEMDYVEDKLSSEFVFNNPNIKGTCGCGESFNI